In Paenibacillus sonchi, the genomic stretch CTCAGTGCAAAATGGCACAGAGGGGTTTATGCAGAAAAAAGTGTCTGTTTATGCCTTTTTTTGTCCCGCTCACCGGTTGCGGAAATCGAACTGGCGCTCAAAACAGTACCGGATAATTTTTTGCCGCTCCGAATCTGTAATGGAAGCGAATTTCAGCATCACCAGATTGCGGCCGGTTTCCAAAGTCTTGATCCGCACAATCTCACCTTCGAAATTCACATGCTCCGTACTGCCGTTCCTGTAGGGAATCATTAGCCAGCAGAAAAGCTTTCCTCCCACCTCAAGCTGTACCTTGGCATCGCTCAGAAATGAGGTTCCGCCGCCGCCGATATCTTCAGTACGCACCAGAAAACGGCTGCCGAGGGCATCCTTTACCGCCAGTTCAAGCTCGGCATTCACCCGGAAGAAGCTGCGGCGCTGAATTTTGAAGATGGAATCTGCCGCCGGTTTTCTTATTTTGACCATACGGATCACATCTTCTTTGAAGCCAATGACATGTGTATTAAAAAAATTTTTGATACCGCCCTCTGTAAGGAAATACACGGAGAGCTCATCCCCGATAAACAGCTTTTTCAGCTTTCCGTTTTTCTCCTGCATCGGGATTTCAATCAGAAAAGCCTCTTCTTCCATTTCTGCAATTCTCGATCTATATTCCACTTCTGCCTCAGCAGCATCGCTTGAAGCAACCTGTATATATAGATATTCATTGATTTTGGGATACAAGCCTGTCACCGCCACATGATTAAGTTATTAATTCTACAGCTGATTATAGCATGGAGGTTAATTGCCTGGTGAGAAATATTATTCCGGTTGTGAATCAAACCAAAAAGGCGCATTCCATAACGGAACTGCACCTTCATGAGTGAACCCTGTATTAAGCGGAATCCATTATTTGTCCTGGGCCCCTGAGGATGTTCTGATCTCTTCCACCGTTTCCTCATGCCCGTCTGCCGCATTTAAGTAAATCCGGTACTGCGAGCCGTTGATTCTGCCTCCGAACTCATAGGTCAGCACCTCTTCGGCATCCTCATTTTCAATCAGGGCCAGCCGGTTGTACATCTCTTTAAATTCCGGATGCAGCATTTTCCGGGCAGCGGCCAGGGTCATCCCCGGTTTGGGAATCTGCCGTTTCTCCTGCCGTTCACGGACATAATCGCTGGCCTGAAAACCTGTGGCCTCCCCGTTATCCAGTCCGACGCGGACAGTGATTTTCTCCGGATAGATCAGCACGCCGTCACGGCTCGTTACAAAGGTCAGGTTCCCCAAATTATCGTATCTGTCTGCGCTGACAGCCGTCATGTCCGGATACCCTTTTTGCTGCAGGAACGTCCCTGCATTGGCAACGGCCTGCTTCATCGGCACTTGAGCCGGACCGACGCTGCGGTTGTCATTATAGGAGATCAGCAGTCCACCCTCCACAGTAAAATCCATACTGATCGGCTGTTGATGCTTCTGGCTTGTGACCGTAGCGGTATAGGAGGCCCACTCGGTTCCCTTGCCGTTCTCCTTAACTTCTACATTTGCATTGCCGCCGAGTTCCGCAAATTTGAGCGCTTTTCGTTTCACATCTTCGGCAGTAACTGGCTTGCCTCCCAGCTTCTTCACAGAGCGTTTATCATAAATGCTGGCTACAGAAGGTCCATAATCCAGTTCAGGATAAGCGGCCACCCGTTTGTCCACCGTTTTGAAGCCGTCGATAATCGTGTTGTCTTCCGCTTTGTCCTCTGTTGCCAGTGCAGATTCTACGTCCATCCAGCGAAGCCGGTTGGTAATGACTTTGTGCTGTACGTCCTGCAGATCCTTGGAGATTTCACCCGAGTTCTTATAGAGCGCTTTTAAATTGCCTATTTCATTGTCAGTCAGCGGTTTCTTGGTGAAATCGCGCACCGCAGCCTTGTAAGAGAAGTTGGAGATTTTTGATAAAAACTCCTCTGTTTTGCTGAATGGCAGCAGGGTTAGCGGCAGCTGGTTGATCTCATTCTGCGCTTCACTGGTCAGCCGCCAGACATTCACAAGCCCTTTGCGGTGCATATTACTCGAGGTACTGTTAACAGCCAGGGTATTCCCGAGTTCTCCATGCAGCTGCTCCACATGATAGGAGAGGTCATGAAAAGCCCGTTGATACTGGTTTTCCGCTTTGATCAGAATCGAGTTCTTTTCCTGGTTTTCCTGGTACCCCCACACAAGCGCTCCAACCAACAAGAGCGCGGTAATCGGGAACATTAAGGCACTTAATCTTTTGTACATAGGACCGCAAGACTCCTTTCAATAGCTTATTGCCGTTAGTTTGACAATAACTGAGAAGTCTTATGCACCCGAACGGCCCGCAACTTAAAGAGAATACCTTCCAAAACACCGGCTAAGCCCGTTCTTCAATCTCAAAGCCGCTGCTGCTGTTGCAGAGACATTGCTTGAAGCCGGTCTGGATCACACCCTGCTCCTTGCTCCCTCTTAATATGTAGCTTTCGCCGCACTGTTTGCAGATGATCCGAACTTTTACACGCAAAAAAAGACACCTCGCTCCTCTCTGGAATTCCTTGCATACGGAACTATCCGATAAGATTAAGTGTGTCCACCTCTACTATAGGTTAATCTCTTCTTCTCGCTTCAGGAACCGGAATGGGGAGCGGCTGTTGGCACGGGCCACCTTGCCCATGCCTCCATACCATAATACAGCCATCAGAGGCACGATGAACCAAATCCAGGTATTGGTCATCGTACTGAGGATGAAATCATAGATTCCATGCCACAGCCAAGGCAGCAGCAAGGACATAAATAGAATTCCTCTTGTCCGGACTCCGCCTGAGAACTTGGCCCTGCCCATATGATATCCCATAATGACGCCAAACATAGCATGCCCCGATACCGGAAGCAGCGCGCGCATGAACATGGAGCCGATTGAAGCGTGGCTGTACCAGGCATACATTATATTTTCTATTGTTGCAAAGCCCAGCGATATCGCTACAGCATATAGTATTCCATCATATGGCTCGTCAAACTCGGTATGATTGTAGATCATATGGTACAGCACAAACCACTTCAAGCATTCTTCCACGCCGGAGGAGATGAGGAATGAATCGACGTAAGGTCCGCCGTCCAGCCCAAGCACAAGCCCTCTTTGAATAATCATAATGGGAAACACAATCAAAAGACCCAGCAGAAACACCTTCAGAACCATGTGAAGCGGCTCCTGATCGTACTTATCCTTGAGATAGAAAAAAGTCAGCAGGGCAAGTCCCGGTGCCACTGCTGACGAAATGACCGATAACAAAAGCACCGATTCCCCTCCCCACGTTCTGTCCATCTAGCTAATCATCTGTGCATGCTGCCCTAAGATAAACGGAGAAGGACCCTAAGGATTGCTCTTCCAAGCCCTTCCACCGTTATTGCTGGCGTTTGAAATGAGTGCAGATCAGTTCAATCGCATTCTCCGGCATAACCGCCTTGCCGTACTCAGCCAGCATGGCTTCGGTTACCGGCGATGAATCGCCGAACTCGGAGAGCACACCGACAAGACCGGATAATGCGGCTTCCTCAAATTCCTTCGGATCAAAGTAGAGATACCATATATCATTATAAGAATACAGTTTTCCTTGAGAAGTAATATTGCCGATGAGCACATGTGCTGCTTCAACTAAAGCTTCAAAATCACGGAATGCATATACAATGGAGTCGCTTTGTTCCAGTGTAACTTCCATTTCGTAAATTTCTTCGGGCAATTCTTCTTCACCGGACGCACCGTACTGATGGTGATCATATTTTCCCCTAGTCACTATAACGACCATGCCTTGCGCGGGCAATGCGAACACTTCCACGGCAAGCGGACCTGTAGCGTCGAAACCAAGTTCACTGTACGCCTGATCCATCATCTCCGTAAACAAGTCATGCACCTTGGGAACTTCCTGCCACATATCTTCCTTCTGGATGCCCCGCTCGCTCAGGTCGTCAAAAGTGAGGAAAATCCGTATCTTATCTTGACTTAATCGCTCTATTCTCATGACAGGATCCTCCTTTTGCAAGCTCATTTATTATAATGTATGATGAGTCCCGAGTAATGAGCCAAAAATAGTTACTATGTATGTATGTTATCATTTTGCAACGGCAAATGCACGTAAATAAAAAATTATTTCTCCATCCCTCCGAGAAAGCGGTTTGTTAAAAAAGAATCATTTTGACGACACTTGATCCCCAAAATGATTCTGCTGCAGCTTACCTGTGTTACAATCCCGGTACGGCGGTATGTGCATCCTTGAGAATTTGCTCGACTTCATGCTTCACATCAGGGTTGCTGCGGATG encodes the following:
- a CDS encoding flagellar brake protein — its product is MYPKINEYLYIQVASSDAAEAEVEYRSRIAEMEEEAFLIEIPMQEKNGKLKKLFIGDELSVYFLTEGGIKNFFNTHVIGFKEDVIRMVKIRKPAADSIFKIQRRSFFRVNAELELAVKDALGSRFLVRTEDIGGGGTSFLSDAKVQLEVGGKLFCWLMIPYRNGSTEHVNFEGEIVRIKTLETGRNLVMLKFASITDSERQKIIRYCFERQFDFRNR
- the ypeB gene encoding germination protein YpeB produces the protein MYKRLSALMFPITALLLVGALVWGYQENQEKNSILIKAENQYQRAFHDLSYHVEQLHGELGNTLAVNSTSSNMHRKGLVNVWRLTSEAQNEINQLPLTLLPFSKTEEFLSKISNFSYKAAVRDFTKKPLTDNEIGNLKALYKNSGEISKDLQDVQHKVITNRLRWMDVESALATEDKAEDNTIIDGFKTVDKRVAAYPELDYGPSVASIYDKRSVKKLGGKPVTAEDVKRKALKFAELGGNANVEVKENGKGTEWASYTATVTSQKHQQPISMDFTVEGGLLISYNDNRSVGPAQVPMKQAVANAGTFLQQKGYPDMTAVSADRYDNLGNLTFVTSRDGVLIYPEKITVRVGLDNGEATGFQASDYVRERQEKRQIPKPGMTLAAARKMLHPEFKEMYNRLALIENEDAEEVLTYEFGGRINGSQYRIYLNAADGHEETVEEIRTSSGAQDK
- the prsW gene encoding glutamic-type intramembrane protease PrsW; the protein is MLLLSVISSAVAPGLALLTFFYLKDKYDQEPLHMVLKVFLLGLLIVFPIMIIQRGLVLGLDGGPYVDSFLISSGVEECLKWFVLYHMIYNHTEFDEPYDGILYAVAISLGFATIENIMYAWYSHASIGSMFMRALLPVSGHAMFGVIMGYHMGRAKFSGGVRTRGILFMSLLLPWLWHGIYDFILSTMTNTWIWFIVPLMAVLWYGGMGKVARANSRSPFRFLKREEEINL
- a CDS encoding genetic competence negative regulator, whose protein sequence is MRIERLSQDKIRIFLTFDDLSERGIQKEDMWQEVPKVHDLFTEMMDQAYSELGFDATGPLAVEVFALPAQGMVVIVTRGKYDHHQYGASGEEELPEEIYEMEVTLEQSDSIVYAFRDFEALVEAAHVLIGNITSQGKLYSYNDIWYLYFDPKEFEEAALSGLVGVLSEFGDSSPVTEAMLAEYGKAVMPENAIELICTHFKRQQ